Proteins encoded by one window of Desulfocurvus vexinensis DSM 17965:
- a CDS encoding diguanylate cyclase: protein MSSGTERLLASVRQGLEQVFPPVTAQLMRELVKPHPDFEDIARVIGLDPVLSAAALTLVNSPFYSLSQKVTTLERAAVVLGTKEILKIALSVSFAGKGLAGDKSEANFANWRLVVWSAIAAELLAERLCPGEADLAYLCALLKDLSLLLVARTAPDMLPYGGDAEVLTCLRPGQMDAEARAWGLTHPQLTLRALADWGVPDLGGGCIAHHHDTEAVDSLPPLAQAVTLATQWAELAAGCDRDPILLVQFEMLLRERLGASTADVEQMRAVCIQKYRSMLAILDLEEAAPAARLYEHSIQAMQNYHFQTMEITATSGGTPSVARIVGRHLRWNFGLTEWDLALRAPRDDGWDLLLAKDGTLEEGGHAALDEGLPWRFTKRRLLLLASGEKWGELRLKAGTLAKEAEQDMNLFLRFLSRAYEQYCLRHAVLEAKADTLDALPVGVARLDEDGRVLELNPALYAFLGQPKNPLGRDVMECMALLDVPSVDTEWRLFLGNPDRPTFSKIYCSDPGQPGAPPRCMYFSAHKESRAGRTSVLFLAEDVTEVSAVEAQALRQGAFMEQLVGSMQDMVMTVDAAGTITFASPRYSDRLTGRNLFAVAKPVGSFAGTWGPAMLDDEAPSAEIILQLRDGTFKSLELMVSRLRGTRATSPAYLVVGRDLTSVRRLEERLKRQALFDSLTELFNRFQFHAFLEREARRATRTGRPMGMVFFDLDGFKDINDTRGHQAGDEVLKDVAAIVRDTVRKGTDLPCRYGGDEFAIIATDSKPEGLRVLAQRLRDAIVARYGPELGVSLGLATLLDGENPDDLVRRADRACYRAKARGGNAIVEAGEP, encoded by the coding sequence ATGAGCAGCGGAACGGAACGCCTCCTCGCCTCGGTGCGCCAAGGGCTCGAACAGGTCTTCCCGCCCGTCACGGCGCAGCTCATGCGCGAGCTGGTCAAGCCCCACCCCGATTTCGAAGACATCGCCCGCGTCATCGGGCTGGACCCTGTGCTCTCCGCCGCCGCCCTGACCCTGGTCAACTCGCCCTTCTACTCCCTGTCCCAGAAGGTCACCACCCTGGAGCGGGCCGCCGTGGTCCTGGGCACCAAGGAGATCCTCAAGATCGCCCTGTCCGTGTCCTTCGCGGGCAAGGGCCTGGCTGGCGACAAGAGCGAGGCCAACTTCGCCAACTGGCGCCTGGTGGTCTGGTCGGCCATCGCCGCCGAGCTGCTGGCCGAGCGGCTGTGCCCCGGCGAAGCCGACCTGGCCTACCTGTGCGCCCTGCTCAAGGACCTTTCGCTGCTGCTGGTGGCGCGCACGGCGCCCGACATGCTGCCCTACGGCGGCGACGCCGAGGTGCTGACCTGCCTGCGCCCCGGGCAGATGGACGCCGAAGCCCGCGCCTGGGGCCTGACCCACCCGCAGCTGACCCTGCGCGCCCTGGCCGACTGGGGCGTGCCCGACCTGGGCGGCGGCTGCATCGCCCACCACCACGACACCGAGGCCGTGGACAGCCTGCCGCCCCTGGCCCAGGCCGTGACCCTGGCCACCCAGTGGGCCGAGCTGGCCGCCGGGTGCGACCGCGACCCCATCCTGCTGGTGCAGTTCGAGATGCTGCTGCGCGAGCGCCTGGGCGCCTCCACCGCCGACGTGGAGCAGATGCGCGCGGTGTGCATCCAGAAATACCGCTCCATGCTCGCCATCCTGGACCTGGAGGAGGCCGCCCCGGCGGCGCGGCTCTACGAGCACTCCATCCAGGCCATGCAGAACTACCATTTCCAGACCATGGAGATCACCGCGACCTCGGGGGGCACGCCCTCGGTGGCGCGCATCGTGGGCCGCCACCTGCGCTGGAACTTCGGACTCACGGAGTGGGACCTCGCCCTGCGCGCCCCGCGCGACGACGGCTGGGACCTGCTGCTGGCCAAGGACGGCACCCTGGAGGAAGGCGGCCATGCCGCCCTGGACGAGGGCCTGCCCTGGCGCTTCACCAAGCGCCGCCTGCTGCTGCTGGCCTCGGGCGAGAAGTGGGGCGAGCTGCGCCTGAAGGCCGGGACCCTGGCCAAGGAGGCCGAGCAGGACATGAACCTGTTCCTGCGCTTCCTGTCGCGGGCCTACGAGCAGTACTGCCTGCGCCACGCCGTGCTCGAGGCCAAGGCCGACACCCTGGACGCCCTGCCCGTGGGCGTGGCCCGGCTGGACGAGGACGGGCGCGTGCTGGAGCTCAACCCCGCCCTGTACGCCTTCCTGGGCCAGCCCAAGAACCCCCTGGGCCGCGACGTCATGGAATGCATGGCCCTGCTGGACGTGCCCAGCGTGGACACGGAATGGCGGCTGTTCCTGGGCAACCCCGACCGGCCGACCTTCTCCAAGATCTACTGCTCCGACCCCGGCCAGCCCGGGGCCCCGCCGCGCTGCATGTACTTCTCGGCGCACAAGGAATCCCGCGCCGGGCGCACCTCGGTGCTCTTCCTGGCCGAGGACGTGACCGAGGTCTCGGCCGTGGAGGCCCAGGCCCTCAGGCAGGGCGCGTTCATGGAGCAGCTCGTGGGCTCCATGCAGGACATGGTCATGACCGTGGACGCCGCCGGAACCATCACCTTCGCCAGCCCGCGCTACTCCGACCGCCTCACCGGGCGCAACCTGTTCGCCGTGGCCAAGCCCGTGGGCAGCTTCGCGGGAACCTGGGGCCCGGCCATGCTCGACGACGAGGCCCCCTCGGCGGAGATCATCCTCCAGCTGCGCGACGGCACCTTCAAGTCCCTGGAGCTGATGGTCTCGCGCCTGCGCGGGACCAGGGCCACCAGCCCGGCCTATCTCGTGGTCGGGCGCGACCTGACCTCCGTGCGCCGCCTGGAGGAGCGCCTCAAGCGCCAGGCCCTGTTCGACAGCCTGACCGAGCTGTTCAACCGCTTCCAGTTCCACGCCTTCCTGGAGCGCGAGGCACGCCGTGCCACGCGCACCGGCAGGCCCATGGGCATGGTCTTCTTCGACCTGGACGGCTTCAAGGACATCAACGACACCCGGGGCCACCAGGCGGGCGACGAGGTGCTCAAGGACGTGGCGGCCATCGTCCGCGACACGGTGCGCAAGGGCACGGACCTGCCCTGCCGCTACGGCGGCGACGAGTTCGCCATCATCGCCACCGACTCCAAGCCCGAAGGGCTGCGCGTGCTGGCCCAGCGCCTGCGCGACGCCATCGTGGCGCGCTACGGCCCGGAGCTGGGCGTGAGCCTTGGCCTGGCCACGCTGCTCGACGGCGAGAACCCCGACGACCTGGTGCGCCGCGCCGACCGCGCCTGCTACCGGGCCAAGGCCCGGGGCGGCAACGCCATCGTCGAGGCCGGGGAGCCCTAG
- the mqnB gene encoding futalosine hydrolase yields MLVLALATATELCAALPGAPPGLEPGDTAPVALPGRRALALVAGVGPVGAALRLGRLLGALDPGAVAGVLNLGVAGSFDTAALPLGAVAVAGRETWPEFGLRTQAGVDAAALGFPVGRTPAGPLGATLALEPDAAARAMGLALPAPWPRVHALTVAAASADAATASALRAAHGAQLESMEGYALALACLEAGLPFLEVRTVSNAVGTRRADRWDLPGALAALPGALAALCGHPGGTP; encoded by the coding sequence ATGCTTGTTCTGGCCCTGGCCACCGCAACCGAACTGTGCGCCGCCCTGCCCGGGGCGCCCCCGGGCCTGGAGCCGGGCGACACGGCCCCCGTGGCCCTGCCCGGGCGCCGGGCCCTGGCCCTGGTCGCGGGGGTCGGGCCCGTGGGCGCGGCCCTGCGCCTGGGGCGGCTGCTGGGCGCCCTGGACCCCGGGGCCGTGGCCGGGGTGCTCAACCTCGGCGTGGCGGGCAGCTTCGACACCGCCGCCCTGCCCCTGGGCGCCGTGGCCGTGGCCGGGCGCGAAACCTGGCCCGAATTCGGCCTGCGCACCCAGGCGGGAGTGGACGCCGCCGCCCTGGGCTTCCCCGTGGGCCGCACGCCCGCCGGGCCCCTGGGCGCGACCCTGGCCCTGGAGCCGGACGCCGCCGCGCGGGCCATGGGCCTGGCCCTGCCCGCCCCCTGGCCCCGGGTCCACGCCCTGACCGTGGCCGCCGCCAGCGCCGACGCCGCCACGGCCAGCGCCCTGCGCGCGGCCCACGGCGCGCAGCTTGAAAGCATGGAAGGCTATGCCCTGGCCCTGGCCTGCCTGGAAGCGGGCCTGCCCTTCCTGGAAGTCCGCACCGTGTCCAACGCCGTGGGCACCCGCCGCGCCGACCGCTGGGACCTGCCCGGGGCCCTGGCCGCCCTGCCCGGGGCCCTGGCCGCCCTGTGCGGGCACCCCGGAGGCACCCCGTGA
- a CDS encoding 1,4-dihydroxy-6-naphthoate synthase, which yields MSAAPLSVAISPCPNDTFIFAAWVLGLSPGPGVDARFCWADVQQLNQDAAAGRFDVVKLSAAAALGLEDRYEILPCGGAFGTGAGPKLVARPGGPEAPRTVAVPGLDTTAFAVLRAALPRPFTPLPMRFDLVAGAVARGEADAGLLIHETALVPERHGLELRLDLGAWWAARAGGTPLPLGVIAARRSLPAALRRAVAGAIRASLALARARREAVWPLVRALARELDDATLQAHIAAYVDALSLDMGPAGCAALDALRALARPGAAAAP from the coding sequence GTGAGCGCCGCCCCCCTGTCCGTGGCCATCTCGCCCTGCCCCAACGACACCTTCATTTTCGCGGCCTGGGTGCTCGGCCTGTCGCCGGGCCCGGGCGTGGACGCGCGCTTCTGCTGGGCCGACGTGCAACAGCTCAACCAGGACGCCGCCGCCGGACGCTTCGACGTGGTCAAGCTCTCCGCAGCCGCCGCCCTGGGCCTTGAGGACCGCTACGAAATCCTGCCCTGCGGCGGGGCCTTCGGCACCGGGGCCGGGCCCAAGCTCGTGGCCCGGCCCGGCGGGCCCGAGGCCCCGCGCACCGTGGCCGTGCCCGGGCTGGACACCACGGCCTTCGCCGTGCTGCGCGCGGCCCTGCCCCGGCCCTTCACGCCCCTGCCCATGCGCTTCGACCTCGTGGCCGGGGCCGTGGCCCGGGGCGAGGCCGACGCCGGGCTGCTGATCCACGAAACCGCCCTGGTGCCCGAGCGCCACGGGCTGGAGTTGCGCCTGGACCTGGGCGCCTGGTGGGCGGCCAGGGCGGGCGGCACGCCGCTGCCCCTGGGCGTCATCGCCGCCCGGCGCAGCCTGCCCGCAGCCCTGCGCCGGGCCGTGGCCGGGGCCATCCGTGCCAGCCTGGCCCTGGCGCGGGCGCGGCGCGAGGCCGTGTGGCCCCTGGTGCGCGCCCTGGCCCGCGAGCTGGACGACGCCACCTTGCAGGCGCACATCGCCGCCTATGTGGACGCCCTGAGCCTGGACATGGGCCCCGCCGGATGCGCGGCCCTGGACGCCCTGCGCGCCCTGGCCCGGCCCGGGGCCGCGGCCGCGCCGTGA
- a CDS encoding polyprenyl synthetase family protein: protein MNSIARYLQDELPRINAFLDAQTARLDPVVRPAAQHVLGAGGKRLRPLLALATARALGCAADPYPLACSLELLHSATLLHDDILDAAAMRRGRAAAHLEFGRTGTILAGDVLLALANRLVADYDIPRLNAVLAEAILRTVTGEIMEIASVRDTAMSQERYYEIITGKTAYLFQGACQCGAILAGCGEAAEQAAHDYGLNLGIAFQLVDDALDYVSPLEVTGKPSGGDLREGKMTLPLILYLRTLPPAGRQELEDRFTRGELDADAARQIADQVATSGCAEATRDAARGYAALAAQALETFPPGPERELLADILDLVLSRNK from the coding sequence ATGAACTCCATCGCCCGCTATCTCCAAGACGAACTGCCGCGCATCAACGCCTTCCTCGACGCCCAGACCGCGCGGCTCGACCCCGTGGTGCGCCCCGCCGCGCAGCATGTGCTGGGCGCCGGGGGCAAGCGCCTGCGCCCGCTGCTGGCCCTGGCCACCGCCCGGGCCCTGGGCTGCGCGGCCGACCCCTACCCCCTGGCCTGCTCCCTGGAGCTGCTGCACTCGGCCACCCTGCTGCACGACGACATCCTCGACGCCGCCGCCATGCGCCGGGGCCGCGCCGCCGCGCACCTGGAATTCGGCCGCACCGGCACCATCCTGGCCGGAGACGTGCTGCTGGCCCTGGCCAACCGCCTGGTGGCCGACTACGACATCCCGCGCCTGAACGCCGTGCTGGCCGAGGCCATCCTGCGCACCGTCACCGGCGAAATCATGGAGATCGCCAGCGTGCGCGACACGGCCATGAGCCAGGAGCGCTACTACGAGATCATCACCGGCAAGACGGCCTACCTGTTCCAGGGCGCCTGCCAGTGCGGGGCCATCCTGGCCGGATGCGGGGAGGCTGCCGAGCAGGCCGCCCACGACTACGGCCTGAACCTGGGCATCGCCTTCCAGCTCGTGGACGACGCCCTGGACTACGTGAGCCCCTTGGAGGTCACGGGCAAACCCTCGGGCGGCGACCTGCGCGAGGGCAAGATGACCCTGCCGCTCATCCTCTACCTGCGCACCCTGCCCCCCGCCGGGCGCCAGGAGCTGGAAGACCGCTTCACCCGGGGCGAGCTGGACGCCGACGCGGCCCGCCAGATCGCCGACCAGGTGGCCACCTCGGGCTGCGCCGAGGCCACGCGCGACGCTGCGCGCGGCTACGCGGCCCTGGCCGCCCAGGCCCTGGAGACCTTCCCCCCGGGCCCGGAGCGTGAGCTTCTGGCCGACATCCTGGATCTCGTGCTGTCCAGGAACAAATAG
- a CDS encoding ubiquinone/menaquinone biosynthesis methyltransferase: MSTAEHTAHAGRVRSMFGRIAGRYDFLNHFLSLGLDIIWRRQLVRAVRPLATRRFLDLAAGTMDVALELRRQHPGCTVLALDFALPMLQRGAAKLGGNRYAVQPVQADGRALPLPEGCVDAVTIAFGIRNILPRPAAYAEMLRVLTPGGRLCILEFGSASRPIWKGLYNLYLDRLLPLAGRVISGDATAYRYLADTIRAFPDARGLEEELRAAGFVNVAHEPLMGGVVNIHVAEKRLHAGDTFVVGAAGAKAPAEAAGAAPRPAPVAAPAAVAAFATPKTTPDPDPGQAALRAAANVEAALSALGTARQGAPAPGGAAKAPAKAKPEAKPKADAKAPEKAKAPAKPKAKDTAAKPKAAAKAPAKPTAKAKDTAPKAPAKPKPKAKPKTDAKAPAKPKAPKAAAKKKG; the protein is encoded by the coding sequence ATGAGCACAGCCGAGCACACCGCCCACGCCGGACGCGTCCGCAGCATGTTCGGACGCATCGCGGGCCGCTACGACTTCCTCAACCATTTCCTGAGCCTGGGGCTGGACATCATCTGGCGCCGCCAGCTGGTGCGCGCCGTGCGGCCCCTGGCCACGCGGCGCTTCCTCGACCTGGCCGCAGGCACCATGGACGTGGCCCTGGAGCTGCGCCGCCAGCATCCGGGCTGCACCGTGCTGGCCCTGGATTTCGCCCTGCCCATGCTCCAGCGCGGCGCGGCCAAGCTCGGCGGGAACCGCTACGCCGTGCAGCCCGTGCAGGCCGACGGCCGGGCCCTGCCCCTGCCCGAGGGCTGCGTGGACGCCGTGACCATCGCCTTCGGCATCCGCAACATCCTGCCCCGCCCGGCGGCCTACGCCGAAATGCTGCGCGTGCTCACCCCGGGCGGGCGGCTGTGCATCCTGGAGTTCGGCTCCGCCAGCCGCCCCATCTGGAAGGGCCTGTACAACCTCTACCTCGACCGCCTGCTGCCCCTGGCGGGCCGGGTGATTTCCGGCGACGCCACGGCCTACCGCTATCTGGCCGACACCATCCGCGCCTTCCCCGACGCCCGGGGCCTGGAAGAAGAACTGCGCGCGGCGGGGTTCGTCAACGTGGCCCACGAGCCGCTCATGGGCGGGGTGGTCAATATCCACGTGGCCGAAAAGCGCCTGCACGCGGGCGACACCTTCGTGGTCGGCGCGGCCGGGGCCAAGGCCCCCGCCGAGGCTGCCGGGGCCGCGCCCCGGCCCGCCCCGGTCGCCGCGCCCGCCGCAGTCGCCGCGTTCGCTACGCCCAAGACGACGCCCGACCCCGACCCGGGGCAGGCCGCCCTGCGCGCCGCCGCCAACGTCGAGGCCGCCCTGAGCGCCCTGGGCACGGCCCGCCAGGGCGCCCCCGCCCCCGGGGGCGCGGCCAAGGCTCCGGCCAAGGCGAAGCCCGAGGCCAAGCCCAAGGCCGACGCCAAGGCTCCGGAAAAGGCCAAGGCTCCGGCCAAGCCCAAGGCGAAGGACACAGCAGCAAAGCCCAAGGCCGCCGCCAAGGCTCCGGCCAAACCCACGGCCAAGGCGAAGGACACCGCGCCCAAGGCTCCGGCCAAACCAAAGCCCAAGGCCAAGCCCAAAACCGACGCCAAGGCTCCGGCCAAGCCCAAGGCCCCCAAGGCTGCGGCGAAGAAGAAGGGATAA
- a CDS encoding DUF2065 family protein has product MQFDWSLFVCAVGLAFVFEGLVYVAGASRMPALLRALSERTPAELRAMGAVAVVLGLALVYLARKLV; this is encoded by the coding sequence ATGCAATTCGATTGGTCCTTGTTCGTGTGCGCCGTGGGGCTGGCCTTCGTGTTCGAGGGGCTGGTCTACGTGGCCGGGGCGTCGCGGATGCCCGCACTGTTGCGCGCGCTCTCCGAGCGCACCCCCGCCGAACTGCGGGCCATGGGCGCCGTCGCCGTGGTCCTGGGGCTGGCGCTGGTCTACCTGGCCCGCAAGCTCGTCTAG
- a CDS encoding nucleotide sugar dehydrogenase encodes MTTFDELSSHAKPVAVVGLGYVGLPLAVALSRHFSVIGFDISAARVDELRAGRDRTGEVAPDALAGARIDYSCDPASLRRAGLVIVAVPTPIDAYRSPDLGPVRGASATVGANLAPGTVVAYESTVYPGLTEEVCVPILEERSGLACGRDFFVGYSPERINPGDKVHTLETIVKVVAGMDDATADLLCAVYSRVVKAGVHRVTSIRVAEAAKVIENTQRDLNIALMNELALIFDRMGIDTLEVLEAAGTKWNFLPFRPGLVGGHCIGVDPYYLTFKAEAIGFHPQVILAGRGTNDGMARFVAETAVKRIIARERLVKGARVGILGLTFKENVPDLRNTKVVDVVRALEEYGVACLVNDPMADPAEARHEYGLELTPLEGFTGLDALILAVPHEAYRALDLPALATMFAPGRAPLLLDLKGFFDRRAALDAGFDLWRL; translated from the coding sequence ATGACGACCTTCGACGAACTTTCCTCGCACGCCAAGCCCGTGGCCGTGGTCGGCCTGGGCTATGTGGGCCTGCCCCTGGCCGTGGCCCTGTCGCGGCATTTTTCCGTCATCGGCTTCGACATCAGCGCCGCCCGGGTGGACGAGCTGCGCGCCGGGCGCGACCGCACCGGCGAGGTCGCCCCCGACGCCCTGGCCGGGGCGCGCATCGACTACAGCTGCGACCCCGCCAGCCTGCGCCGCGCCGGGCTCGTCATCGTGGCCGTGCCCACGCCCATCGACGCCTACCGCAGCCCGGACCTTGGCCCCGTGCGCGGGGCCAGCGCCACCGTGGGCGCCAACCTCGCCCCCGGCACGGTGGTGGCCTACGAGTCCACCGTCTACCCGGGGCTGACCGAAGAGGTCTGCGTGCCCATCCTGGAGGAACGCTCCGGGCTCGCCTGCGGGCGCGACTTCTTCGTGGGCTACTCGCCCGAGCGCATCAACCCCGGCGACAAGGTCCACACCCTGGAGACCATCGTCAAGGTCGTGGCGGGCATGGACGACGCCACCGCCGACCTGCTGTGCGCCGTCTATTCCCGCGTGGTCAAGGCCGGGGTCCACCGCGTGACCAGCATCCGCGTGGCCGAGGCCGCCAAGGTCATCGAGAACACCCAGCGCGACCTGAACATCGCCCTGATGAACGAGCTGGCCCTGATCTTCGACCGCATGGGCATCGACACCCTGGAGGTGCTCGAAGCCGCCGGGACCAAATGGAACTTCCTGCCCTTCCGGCCCGGGCTGGTGGGCGGCCACTGCATCGGCGTGGACCCCTACTACCTGACCTTCAAGGCCGAGGCCATCGGCTTCCACCCCCAGGTCATCCTGGCCGGGCGCGGCACCAACGACGGCATGGCCCGCTTCGTGGCCGAAACCGCCGTCAAGCGCATCATCGCCCGCGAGCGGCTGGTCAAGGGCGCGCGGGTCGGCATCCTGGGCCTGACCTTCAAGGAAAACGTGCCCGACCTGCGCAACACCAAGGTCGTGGACGTGGTCCGCGCGCTGGAGGAATACGGCGTGGCCTGCCTGGTCAACGACCCCATGGCCGACCCCGCCGAGGCCCGCCACGAGTACGGCCTGGAGCTGACGCCCCTGGAGGGCTTCACCGGGCTGGACGCGCTGATCCTGGCCGTGCCCCACGAGGCCTACCGCGCCCTGGACCTGCCCGCCCTGGCGACCATGTTCGCCCCGGGCCGGGCCCCGCTGCTGCTGGACCTCAAGGGCTTCTTCGACCGCCGGGCCGCGCTGGACGCGGGCTTCGACCTCTGGCGGCTGTAG
- a CDS encoding cytochrome c3 family protein has protein sequence MKKFVSMGLMSAAVMCFVALPAVNAADAPADGLKMAKTEKPVVFNHSTHKADDCKACHHTWDGAGAITSCSEAGCHDVMDKKDKSVNSYYLAMHNKKAAHPTCVSCHADKAGDDKELKKKLTGCKGSACHAE, from the coding sequence ATGAAGAAGTTCGTTTCCATGGGTCTCATGAGTGCCGCCGTCATGTGCTTCGTCGCTCTGCCCGCCGTCAACGCCGCCGACGCTCCCGCCGATGGTCTGAAGATGGCCAAGACCGAGAAGCCCGTGGTGTTCAACCACAGCACGCACAAGGCCGACGACTGCAAGGCGTGCCACCACACCTGGGACGGCGCCGGAGCGATCACTTCCTGCTCCGAGGCTGGCTGCCACGATGTGATGGACAAGAAGGACAAGTCCGTCAACTCGTACTACCTGGCCATGCACAACAAGAAGGCCGCGCATCCGACCTGCGTGTCCTGCCACGCCGACAAGGCTGGCGACGACAAGGAACTGAAGAAGAAGCTGACCGGCTGTAAGGGTTCCGCCTGCCACGCCGAGTAG